A region of the Chroicocephalus ridibundus chromosome 1, bChrRid1.1, whole genome shotgun sequence genome:
tATCAGGAAgagagtggccagcaggagcagggaagtgatcgtgcctctgtactcggcactggtgaggcctcacctcgagtactgtgttcagttctgggcccctctggacaagagggacattgaagtgctggagcgtgtccagaggagagctacgaggctggtgaggggtctggagaccaggtcatctgaggagaggctgagggagctgggcatgtttagcttggagaagaggaggctgaggggagacctcattgccctctacaactacctgaaaggaggttggagagaggtgggtgttggcctcttctcccaagtgaataatgacaggtccagaggaaatggtctgaagttgcagcaggggaggtttagattagatattgggaggaattactttactgaaagagtggtcaggcactggaacagcctgcccagggaggtggttgagtcaccatccctagaggtgtttaagaaatgtctagatttggaacttcagggcatgctctagtggcagagattgtaggttgtttggttggactcaatgatcttaagggtcctttccaaccatgaagattctatgattctaagtgtagACAgggagctccagccctcctgtTTCCAAACCCATCTGAATTACGTATTATTATACCATTTGCCAGGAATTTCATTGCTTTTCCCCAAGCCAAAAGTAATGTTCTTTCCTTGCTAAAGTTTAAGACACTATGACaagtgcctgaggactggaggaaggccaatatcactccagtcttcaaaaagggcaggaaggaggacccagggaactacagaccagttagtctcacctccatccGTGGCAAGGTAATGGAGAGacttgttctggatgtcatacccaagcacgttcaagagcaggaagttactggaagtggtcaacacggatttaccaagggtaaatcatgcttggccaatctcatagccttctatgatgttaaaactggttggctagatgggggcagagcagcagatgtcatctaccttgacttcagcaaggcttttgacactgtctctcataacatcctccttaggaaactgagggagtgtggactagacgaggggatagtgaggtggattgagagctggctgtgtgacaggactcagagggctgtgtttaatggagcagggtcgagttggaggcctgtaaccagtggtgtcccccaggggtcaatacttggaccagtattgtttaatgtgttcatcaacgacctggacgaggggacagagtgtatgctcagcaagtttgctgatgataccaaactgggtggggtggctgacaccccagagggccgtgctgccatccagtgtgacctaggcaggctggagagctgggcagagaagaacctaatgaggttcaacaaggagaagtgtagggtcctgcacctggggaggaagaatgtcaggcaccagtataggttaggggtggacctgctggaaagcagctctgaagaaaaggatctgtgAGTCTTGGtaaacagtaaattatccatgagctagcaatgtgcccttgttgccaagaaggccaagggaattctgggctgcatagggaagagtgtggccagcaggtcaagggaggtcattctccccccctactctgccctggtgaggccacaactggagtactgtgtccagctgtgggctccccagttcaagagagacagggaactactggagggagtccagtgtagggcaacaaagatgattgagggattggagcatctcccttatgaggaaaagctgagaaagctgggactctttagcctggagaagagaaggctgacgggagaccttattaacgtttacaagtatctaaagggtgggtttcaggaggatggagccagactcttttcagtggtttccactaacaggacaaggggtaatgggcacaagctggaacataggaagttccgatcaaatatgagcactggaacaggctgcccagggaggttgtggggtccccttctctggagactttcaagacccgcctggatgcagtcctgagtaatgtgctctaggcaatcctgctttggcaggggagttggactagatgatctctagaggttccttccaactctgaaaaattccgtgattctgtgattccgtgacaaagcagaaatacagatggaaaaTCCATGGTTAACACATCTCACCAGTCCCCTTGTCCACGTGAAATCCATGCCATGTTGTCTTCCATTTAAGGTCCAGGTTTGACAAGACAACAGATACTTTCTAGCTTCTCCTTCACAGCCAAGGAAATATCACTAGTTTTTCAGATACTTGTAGTTAAATCTAATTAATAcctggaggtggggggaaagtTTTAATTTAGCTGTTTCCTTGAGATCATAACTAAAAAACAGTACTGGCCTTAAGTACGAGAAATAAGTTAGTATAATGGCCAAGGTGAGTCATTATAAACATCATCAATGTTCTGCTTCACTGTTGCTGAAATGTTCTCTTTGGTTCCTCCTTAACCGCTTTCAAGTCTCAGCCACAACCAAAGCCTAAAGGCCTGATTTCTGAAGGTAGCCTTCACATACCAGAAGGTATCTAGTTAGGATATCAAAGCATGTAGGCACTTTTGAAATCAAAGGGAATTCACTGCATTATTTAAATACAAGCAGTACTCGCAAGTGCCCTGCCTAACCCTGGAGGCATCAAAAGTCCTTGGACTGAAGTTTCTTCTGGACAGGCTGTGTACACAGCACAAGCTATTGAGAAAGACACTGGGAGATACTGGGGCAACACCAGTTTTCCTGTGTCTCTGCCCTGCCTGGATTGCTGCCAGGTGAGCTCACCCACTTGTCAGTCCATGACTTCACCATGGTGCGCCACTGTCTTTGTGGCAATGCTGAGCTGTTCAGTCCCTACATGACTTTTAAGCCCTGCTGAGATTCATGGCTTAATTTGTCACCTTGGTTGGTTTTAGGTCTTGCTGTAGGGGTGCTCAGTGCGTATCCAGCATGGCACAAGGCATGCATGAGGAGCAGAACATGGCAAAGAAGAGGTTTTCCAAGATCAGACATGGCAGCATCTCGACTGTCTGTCCCTGGTCTTGTCTGCTAGCACAGTGGGACGGTGGGTCTGCGGGTACACTAGAAGACACATGGCTTTCTCTGAACCTGGTGGATGGTGTGTgaatgttagttggtgttttgaCAAGATGTCTGAGGGATATGCCCCGCGCAGAAGACTGGGAGCAAATCTCACCTCTGCCCAACAGGGTTTGAGCTGTGGTAACTGGAAGACTGTTCTCCCTCTTGCTGCCTTTGTCAATTCTGCTAGATAAATAGGAATAGCGAGGAGGAGTTACCTTCCTTGTATAATCACATCATCAGAGCAGTGTTTTGAGAGATGACATAAAATCCTTTCAAGGAGAGGGCGGACTTCAGCCAAGCTTTCTTACAGCCCAAGGGGTGTTTTAGTCATTGAGCTATTGCCCTGTTGAGGGAGACCCATACAAGATAGACAGAGGAAGCACATGTGTTTTTGTCTGTGTCTCACCAATCTTCCTCTGGAGGATTTGTCTGTGGTAGTTATATGAATATCCTGGGTTGTTTTCTTATTGCTTTGGCTTTGCTCTGGGAAGTGGTTCTTGTCGGTAAATTCTTGTCCAGCATTACAAGCTGGACCATCAGCCCCGACTCCATTCCCATGGCACGTGGTCACAGCTCAGCAAGGGTAATCCCCTGACTAAGTGGTACCCTGTAACCATATATCCATCACTTCCCACCCTGCCTGCATGCTGCCTCcatcccaaaaccaaacacctacTCTTCTCTCTGGCCTCTCACGTCCTGCTGTACCAACAACTCTGCCCACCAAAACCACCCACAGCGACACTGGACCACAGGTCCTCTCAGCCCATTGCCATGTTCCCCATCGACCAGCAGGCACCTGTCCCCATCTCTGCCTTGACCCTTCCGTCTCCATGCAGTGGGGTCACGGTGGTTGAGGCCACAGCCACCAGTCTCTCCACAGTCCTTCTCACACCATTGTGTAGGATCTTCTCCTACCTCTTCCACCTCCCCTGCATTGTTCCTGAGtgtcccctcctctgtcccccagGTCATTTCTTATTGCCTGTTGAAGCTGCCCACCTACTTCTGCTTCTCTTTAACTTCCCCCCTACAGATACTGAGCCCATTAAAAATGGCTGTGGAGTCCTGACACTGTTCAGGCTTGTGTGTGGTCATATCAGATACCTTGTCTCCAGCCGACTGAACCAGAACAAGAACCAGAACCAGAATACTCGAGCAAAATACTTTATTAGTCAAAAACAATTTGATTAATAAAtaattggaaaacaaaataaattaaaactgtacattaagtttttcatttttaagtttttaaattagaattttcaAAGACCATAATTTCAGACTCAGATGCACAGTAACAGCCGAATGATATTGTTTATAaccaagaaacatgaaaaaacatttccagtagAAATACACTCCTGCGTCATCACTTAATATTTCTAGCAATTAAACCAGCTGTTGCTCTTCATTATACGGATGAGTTTCTTGTTCTTGATGTCAACCTCATACTGGTTTGATCCATGGAAAAAGTAGAAATGTCCTAGAATTGGAAGGAAAATTATTGGAAAATTAGTATTTCCTTTTTGTATACATATTGATATACACTCACTATTTTCTtgggtgattaaaaaaaataacagaacaaacaTTTcatctatatatatgtatttgaaaCATAGACCTTTTTGGCTTCAGTTAGCggtcttttgttttgttcagaattacattttaatttatttaccatttttctGAAGGGCAGCATCAATTGTGTGGCCAATTCCGTGGAAGTCAGCTGCTATTTTTCTTGGATATCCCCTTTCCATTGATCGAGTGTTTTCATTGAAACTAAATAAAGAAATTgcatgaaaacaagaaacaaacatgTGATGTTCAATGTTGAAACCAGGAGGAATTTTTACTAGGCAAGCCTACTCTCAGCTGAAAATCCAGTAACAGTGAGCATCTGTGATCTCATAGAACTGTATAATTCCCAGCTATGTGAATATTCACATCTTCAGTGGCCTATGAAAGGCTGTTTTCAGAACATCAGAATAAATAGTTCAGTTCCATTCCCTGAGACTGATAATAAAGCTGGATAGGGCTTATACTgagtaataaaattaaataaatattcaaatttaatattttaattttacagcatCCAATCTATGAATAATACTCTTTCAATATAATATTACAGATTAGTTATTAGGGTTAACATTACTGCTTAGCTGAACTGtttcttaaaatgtaaatattttaatctcttttcataGCTTTCTCGATAGATGTGTCATTTGTACATTTCAGAGAGCACTTTTGCCCCTTAATAGCTACTGAACGAATACGTGAAATGCCGACAAAGTCTACTCACATTATCACATTAATAtcacattttatattaatttcatgTAATACTGCTTCCTAACAGGTAAACAAAGCTCGTTTGCTTGTGTCTGTTAATCACAGACTAGTGATAGTAAACAGACGTTGTCTTTATCTCAGGTGTTACAGATTTTGTTCTATGAGAAGGCATGAGTAATTGCCTCTGAGTTTCAGCTTTATGCTGACTGAAAAGGCTGACAATAAAAGGCCACAAATTTACTCTACAAATTCTAATATAACTtgtcattttaaaagctattttgatTATCTGTTGTGCAAAACAGGAATGAGCCTTACCTCCAGTACTTGTTGCCTACAAAGAAAtaggtttttttggtattttgatCATGAACAGCTGCATCGATTTTCCCGACACTTGAGGGGAAGCCCAGGTTCTGAATAGGCTTGGGGAAGCCTTGCTGTATGCTGTAGCCGCTGACAGCCCAGTACTGGTCATCTGCAGGAAAACCAGAAGTTAGTAGGGATTCCCggggaggctgagctcctctGCATCAAAGACCCAGAGCTTTCTGTGTAGTAAATGCCACCAAACAGCACGGATGTCCAGCTAAGAAGAACATGACCCTCTAGGGCACACATAAATTTGAATATTTCagagctttgaaatattttccacattAGAGTACTATATACTCAGTAGTTAAAACTCAACATATTTTCCAGGTGTGTTTGgcacctttaaaaatatatttcgaTAACTTCATGTAGGCAATCAATTTTGTCTCAGTTACGATCTTCTCTGTTGTGAAGCAGCATTAGTTAATGACAGTAatggcattttgaaaataaaaatggatttaaatattaggaatatatattattattgctattgtaTTACTTCTATTATTATTACTTAACATACAGAACTATATACAAGCTAGAAGTACTACTATAACTGTACTCATTCATAAAAAGGACTGATggaaatgtaaaagaaatacctttaaaaaacattacttgatCCTTCTTGTCAACCTCATAAGCAGCATCAAAGCCAGCTGCCAGTGATGGCCAGAAAGAGGAGATGGTGTCGTGCTCAATGTCTGAGAAATATGGACTTTTGCGCCAGACGTAGCTGATGATAGatagaaatgaaaacagcagtgTTTCATTGTTTGTATTTCACTATGAGATCACTAGCATAGAAATGTACTTTAAATCCTATTGCTTGGATACCTGTCCTCCTTACGAGGCAGAGATATCACCTTTTTTGTGATGCAGTACTTTACTTTGCTCACTCTTTCATAGACATTTGCCCTTtactgctggctgctctgaggtcacaaaatggttgaggttggaagggacctctggaggtcatctgatccaaccttaCAGCCCAAGCAGGTGCATCTAGAGCTGGTGGCTCCGTAGACGTCTCCACTGACACCCTGATGGCTTACGCAAGACAACACATGATGTTCTGTGGTACTGCTGACAACTGAAGCTTTATCTTCACCATGTCCTATGCAGGTAGGCACAGCTGCATTCTTAATTTCAATTTGGTTACAAATGTTCATTAAACTTCTTGAGAAGCATTTTAAAACCCAATTTAAGGAGGAactgttccttcctcctcttccctgaaAATTATTAAGTTTTTAAGCTACAATTCATCATGTTCTTTAGAAGGGGAATCAGACCCACTTCATCAAAGGAAACTTGTTCAATCAAAACACAGTTACCAACCAAGAAGTGGGTGAAACCCTGGGCCTGACACGCTGTTCACCCTTGCCAGGGTGGATGTGCCCAGCCAACAACCTGGTAGTGCCAAGTGTTAGATCATGCCCAAAAAGTGGACACCTCTAAGAGTGGGGCCTCCCTACAGACAGTACTGGTCAGTAGTCCAGTGCGGATCCCAAGGTGGAAGTACCACAGAAAGTCACCAGTGAAATTTTCCACAGCTCCCTGAACCACACATGGGGTGGTGTGACAAGGATGGTGGCGCATGTGAAGCAGCTGCAGGCTGAGGAATGACACTGGGATTATTCAGCCTTGCACAATTTTAACAGACATGGGTGATGACAGATGATGGCTTAAAACACTTTACTCACCTGTCAGTAAACCACATTACTCACCAGCCCCGCTAGTAAAATTTTGCAAAGTTGTCTTAatactttcagaaagaaatatcTTCCTTTGTAACCAAGGGAAGATAAATTCCTTAAACTGAACTTTATGCTTTGCCTTTGTGAATCTTGCAAAAAGGTGTTGCTAGAAATGAAAGCGCTTACCTGCCTTTGAAGAACAGTATTTCCCCACGGAGAGTAGTGATAGCATCAAAAGTCAAATGAGGGTCACAGTCCTCTGGTCTTGTGGGGATTTTGGAGGGAGTTGTTTCTGTTGGTTCTTCCCGGGGTGACATTTCAGTTGGTGCTTCTGCAGGTATCATTTCAGTTGGCTCTTGTGGGGGAAAAGCTTTTGTTGGAAGTGCAGAAGATTCCCTGGGGGGTCCTTTGGGAAACAGGTAAGTGTGGAATTGGAAGGTGAATTAGAGTGTTTCATGTTGCAGAACTTCAGGACGTAACATATGAAGCCAAATGCATAGGTTTCTTAAGGTTGAAATGCAACTAGAAAATTAATGCCAGGGAAAGTTCCTGGGCAATTTAGCTTGGCTGTCTGTTCCGCTGACTGTTAAAATGGTATCTGGCACTGTTTTACCTTGACAAGCCATTGGTCTCTCAAACTGTATGTGCTCAGAAGTTAATGTAGAGCAAACACCATTTCCAAAGGGCAGTTGTACATGTCCACGCTTGTGCGGAAGGTAAGAAAATTTAATACTACAGACACAAGCTGTTCCTCTAGTATCATTGGAGGAAGGCTCTTGGACCTTTTGACTTACTGGCATGGATACAGCCCATGGATTCTATTTTGCAGATGTAGACTTTTAGCCACAAAGAAACCAAGAGATTTACCCCAAAATAATAGCAGTAAATTAAACCTCAGTATCCTTCCTGAGGTAGAAAGTTTAGTACATTTTAGCTGTTGAGTAAAATTCATTATAAATGTTTATCCACCATCCAccaaaaaaatgctgcttcttgcttACCATAGAGGGCCTGAATGCCATCAATATCATCCTGAGGAAGCCTGTAGTCCCTTGTATCCCTGGCCATATATATAGGATACATCAAAGCACCAAAGACATTGGAATGACCAAGACCTAGTGAGTGGCCCAACTCATGAGCAGCAACGAGAAATAAGTTGTATCCTAAAAAAAGTCCAGCACAAAGAACAAACACTAAATAAATTTTCTTGCATGACAGCGGGATACAGATTCCATCCTCTTATGGATGATATATCATTTGTGATCataataaaacagcaaaatctaACTACCTCCCAAGTAAGAGGTTCCCTGGGACAGTTTTTATTCATGGTGCAGAAACTTTCCTGCCAACAAGGAATCAATATTTCTTTAATGTTAATAATGACTCAAAACTGGGTCAGAACATTTTAGTCATCTGGTCAGATTTCGGGAATTATAAATGACATGGAATTCACCTGGCAACTACTTCACAAAGACCAGTAACATGTAACATTATCCCTGGATATTGTTGGAAACCAGAACACTTCACTGTTCTATTTAATTGTATTTACCAACAAactcaagattatttttttccttcgcAGAAGTTAAAGATCTGTatcacttttaataaaaaaaaaaaaaaagaaaaagaaaaagtgagagcTCAATATTACAACTTTTAAGTTCATTAGCCGAGGGTGAAAATTCCTTGCTTTACAATGTTATGATTACCCAATATTGCTATTTCATGCTAATGTTATTTCCTTCACTGGTGCTGTAATTGCAGTCTGTGCCTTAACTTCAGGGGACTGCCATGACTGCAGCCCTGGTCAAAATACGCAGAATCATTTTACTAAATTACACTGACATTTTACATCTCAGTAAATACTGGAACTACTGCCGTGGGTTTTTGTGACTCTACACTATCTTCAAGACAACACTGTCTAATAAAAACAGGCAACACAATACTTAAGATTGCCTACCACTATAGGTAGTAAATTTGGTCCAGTTTTCATCTTCGTCAAAGTGGGCATCTCCTCCTATCCCACTGCTGGGGGGGTAGGCATGAGCCAGAGTTCCTCCTGGACCATCAAATGAATAGAAGTCACCGtgaactagaaaagaaaaaggaataaaagggaTGCTTTTCATCATCTCTGTAAGAAAAACTGACAAACACTTATAATTCCCAGGCAAGGGAGTCCCCTTACATCCAGCTGCGAAGGAGATCATGATATCTGCTTGACCACTATAAATCCTGGTGAACCTCAGAGGGGTGACactgctccagagctggaaggCTTTTGCAATTGCTTCCTCTACATCAGCTTGTAGCATGTCTGGAGTGTAGTTCAAAATCCTGTGAAATAaggagaaaggaattaaaagcaaCCAGATCACATTTGGCTGGGGCACATCATATCAAGGTCAAATACTTTAATcagtgattattattatttatgtgtCTTGagttctttattttcaaatttgcttCCATAACAGAAGAATTTCTCACAGTTTTCTTTCACGTCTTTCAGAAATCCTAACCTATGTACTCTCAGTCGTATCCCTTCTATCCACTGAGCATATCATTTAGTAGGCTGTTAACTAACTAATGTAAACTCTTATTTTGGTATTTTCATCACTGTTTGGAAGCCTAAAGCAAAGGATATGAACAGTCCCCACATTTGTGGCCCTTTTATCCTGAATGGGGTCTTTATATGGAGAAATACAGGAATAAATAGTAAAGAACCCATTGTCATTACTTCTGCCTAGCATTCACAAAGCTTCCCAGTGGTGTACGGACAAACATGCTTTAA
Encoded here:
- the LOC134517072 gene encoding stromelysin-1-like, coding for MKTKILPLLGLLYVACSCAFPVVPEMEKEDMQFAKKYLENFYDFKEEKNSLFKSKNLNHMADKIREMQSFFGLEVTGELNHKTLDMMKQPRCGIPDVRSYSTFPQSPRWQKEDVTYRILNYTPDMLQADVEEAIAKAFQLWSSVTPLRFTRIYSGQADIMISFAAGFHGDFYSFDGPGGTLAHAYPPSSGIGGDAHFDEDENWTKFTTYSGYNLFLVAAHELGHSLGLGHSNVFGALMYPIYMARDTRDYRLPQDDIDGIQALYGPPRESSALPTKAFPPQEPTEMIPAEAPTEMSPREEPTETTPSKIPTRPEDCDPHLTFDAITTLRGEILFFKGSYVWRKSPYFSDIEHDTISSFWPSLAAGFDAAYEVDKKDQVMFFKDDQYWAVSGYSIQQGFPKPIQNLGFPSSVGKIDAAVHDQNTKKTYFFVGNKYWSFNENTRSMERGYPRKIAADFHGIGHTIDAALQKNGHFYFFHGSNQYEVDIKNKKLIRIMKSNSWFNC